TGCCCTTTGAACCCAGATCTCCAGTTACTGGTCAGTAACAATCCCACATTGGAACAAGAGGCAGGACCCCAAGGCTGGTCTGGGCCACTGAGGCCAAGCGGGGACCACTGAGGCCCACCCTTCGCCTCTTCTCCTCTCTACCCAATGAGGCAGCTCTACCTTCCCCTTGAAGACCCTGCTGCTGGGAGGGAGAAAAGTCCACAGGACATGCCAAGCTGTCTTAACTCCACCAAGTGGAGACAGTCACCAGCCCTGGCCGAGGCCCCCaactctgtccagccctggctggcGTCCAGCATCCTCAGGGCCCCCAGCTCACCTGGCCCACACTTTCCAGCAGCCTCTCGTTCTCACGCACACAAATGGCTCTGCACTCTGCCTTCCTCTAGCCCGGTGGTCCTCACAGGGTGGTCTTTGCACCAGCAGTAGCAGCATCACCTGGACATTTGTTAGGCACATTCACAAGCCCTACTCCAGGcccactgagtcagaaactccagGCGTGGGACCCAGCAGTCTGCACATCCACAAGCCCTCCAGGGGCATCTGAAAACCTCTCATTCACCGACCCCCACCACAAGTCTGGGCTCAGCTGAGAAGCCTCAGCGTGGATGGGGAGCTGGCCCCACAGAGCAGTCTGGGCATCTCTCCCTCAGGCCAACCGTCACTTCCTTGGGCCAAGGCCAGGGCCCTGACAGGCCCCAGGACACaggctctcttcctccctcctcccctgtggcCAAGAACACCAAGTCCCTGTTGGTATTctgacttccctccctccctccctcagggctgAGTTGCCAGaacagcctcctaagcagctccTTTCCCTCCAGAGACCAGGACGCCCTCCGAGCCACCCCCAGACacctccagccctccagccccaAAAGTTCCCACAGCTCCTCCATGCCCTGTGAGCCTGACACACACTGAGTGGCCCCCCGGCCCCTGCCTTTACCCGCGAAGaggtggaggggctggcaggTGACATGGTCACACACAGAGcacaggaggcagaagcagggctACTGCTGACATAGGGTCCCCTATCAGAGCCATGGTTTACCTCATGGAAATCATCTGAACTCATCTCCGATTTTAACAGGCAAACTCCCTCATCCCTGAGAGGCCCAGGCTTCTCCCAGTGCCCCACTGCCCCGGCCAGtggcaggccaggcacagggccTCCTGGCGAGTCCCAGAGTGGGTGTGCTGGGGACCCCCTGCTGGGGCACAAGAAGGAAATATCCAAACCACCTGCactcaattttttcttctcattgtttttttcatttatatcttaatatatattttaaatacagtagaacatatgttatatttttttatggtaattttttacTCTTGGTGGAGCAAGATCAAAAGTTTGGCTACCACTGGCCTAAAGAATTGTGCTGTTCAGATGGGCATGTGTCTTCCCTGAGTCGACCCCTGAGAAGGAGGCTGCAGCTCCCGCCTCCCTCCATCCCAGATCCACACTTCCAGGAGGCAGCCCAGGATACCGTGGGGACAGCCTCGTCTGATGCTGCTTTCTCTTGCAGACCTCCACACCAGCCCGGAGAGAGGAGCGGCCTATTCTCCTATTACTGTATTCTGACCTCTGAACTGCCCTCCCTCTGCAGTGTCCTCCCCTCATCATCCTACTTCATAGTGTCTcaccatcacctcctccaggaagccttccttgagtAGCTCCCCAGGGAGAACCCCAGTCATCTCCCCAAGGCAGCCCACTTGTCTTCTGTTACTTTTGTGGGTTCCTTCTATTCTCAAGCGTAACTGTAGTCTTAGAACAGTGACTAAGTGATCTCCTCAGAAAAGCCCAGCACCCCTGAGGCCGTGCCCCATGTTTGAGGAATGTTCTTTGATGCTGAGAGTATCCCCAACCAGCCCTACAGAAGTGCTGCAGTCCCTGAGTTCTGTGTGCCTGGAGATGCCTGCCTGGCTGTCACCCATGCATGTGTGTTCCCCCAGCAGCATGACTGTGcctcctgccaccacccagcATCAGCATCAGTGGGAGGGGAGCTCATCTTTTTCCCACTAGTTAACCAaagttgttgttttctttttataacctatTTTTTCAGACAGACTGGAAATAacaagattttatctttttttttctgcacagGATGATGCTTCACAAAAGTAGTTTGAAGTTCCATCCATTtaggttttatacattttttattcatttaaaagggattgttcagaggaaagaaattattttcaccaATTTCAGAACTGGTGGAGATTGGCTCTTTCACAGTAGCAGACAGTGCAATCAGTATCTGCCAATGGATGTTCTCTGTAAACACGTCCTTCCCTGTTCCGGTAAACAAGTCCCTTGTGTCTCGTGTCACCCCACTCCTCTTGCCCATAAGAATCGTAAGTCTCCCCACAGAGTCTGAGCCCATAACATAGTAATCAGCACAACTTAGGGCTGGGGTGCTGTAGCTGTTAGCATAGGAATCGCAGCTCTGTTCATCATCAGTGGTGCCGTCTCCATCACCTTAGTCATACTGTCCTTATTTCTCTTAcattgggggtggtggtggagatcTCCACCCAGCTGGGGACACTCTTCTTGATCTTGGAGTGAGAAGTCCTCTTTTGCAACTCACTGGCTTTGGAGTGGAAAGGATTCTCCTAGGAGTTGGTGTCCCTCTTGGTACACGAACTCCACCAGCTGGGCCGCgacttctccccttcctctggtAATTGCTGGGGTTGGTACATCTCTTGTATCCAAGGTGGGTTTCCCTCCAACCACTGGAAGATCTGCATTTTCTGAACCATCATTCAAATGTATGAATTCCTGGAGCTGTACTTGCCTCACCTCATCATTATAGTCAGGGATGAGAAACTTTTTTGAGTTTTCTGAAAACGTGTCATCCAGGCATAAGCTTCTGTAGGCACTTCAATGACAGAACATGGAGATGGAAGTACTTTGAAGTACTTTGGTTCTCCACTTTTCCTCAAATCTTCCTCCTTCACCTCGTCTTTCATGGAACCTTTTCCAAGGATGGACATTTTTGTCAAAGTTTCTTCTTGTAAACACTTCAGAAACTTGCCATGTGGGCCCAAAAGTTTCCCCACAAGGTTGAACTTAAGGAACTGTTTTACAGGAGTTAACACTGTGTTCCAGCTTTATGTTCTTGTTAATTACCACCTCAATGTACTTTTGTTCACCTTTGCTCTCTCCTTTTTGACACCAGCCACAGGGCGTGCTTTGAAGGAGGGGTCCAGGGAGTCCCTCTAGCCATCAGCTAGGCCAGACACTTCTCTAAGCTCACTGGCTGCCCAAAGCTCAGCCTGGAAGGGAGCAGGTAGCAGCAGCTCAGCAACCTCTAAGCCGGCCCCCGTGCCAGTAGCAGAGAGACCGGCCACCTGCCATAGAAGCGGCCAGGCCGGCTGGACAGCCAGGCAGGTGTGGCTGCACAGAGGCTGGCAAGGGCTGCTCAGCCTCGATCCCCAGTGGCAGCCAAGGGCCCAGCACTGGAGACCCCTGCCTATGGACTCAGGGTGAGGAGGAGCAGGCACGGGCTGTGCATTCAATCAGGCTGCTGGGCCATAGGCCCGGTGGGTGGTGCACTGGGAGATGCTGAGGCTGCCCGGGGCGAGCCCAGCCAGCCCACGCAGGTGCATGACACGCGGGCGGTGGGGACACAGCAGCCCCAACCGGCCGCGCGTCCAGAGGAGGTTGATGGAGGGGACGATTTGTCCGTTGGCAGTTGTGCGCATGCGCAGTGACATCACATTCTGATGCGCATGCGCACTTGCTTTAACGGCTGTGCTTGGCTGTGCTTGGCTGTGCTTGGTGCTGCTTGGCTCTTCCTGGCAGTTTATTCCTGTCAGTCATTAGAAACTGAGATTTTCCTTGGAGGTCGTGGTCAGATCGGGTTGTCTTGATTGTACTGGGCTCCCCAGGCGGGGAATAagcaagggggtggggtgggaggtgggggtgagctGAGATTCCTCCCAAGCCCGAAGCCGCCACCATGAGGAGGATCTTTTGCTTCGGGAGAAAGAAGGTTGGgctgccctccagcccctccagcAACCATGGCGAGACCAGGGTGGGCCTGGAAGGCGAGGCTGGTGACAGCGCCTTCCTACAGCCATGGTACCACATCCGGGAAAAAGATCTCAGCAAAATTCACCAAGCTGCCAGCGCTGGTGACTTAGCGAAATTGGAGCGGATcctttcactgaagaaaaaggCCTTGGATgccagagacagaaagaacagGTAATGGGATGGCCATCCTGGGCCTGGGTGCCAGGCGGGTGTGGGGGAAACGCCCTTCCCAGACTGGCGGGAGCCCGGACTGCTGTCAGCCAGGGCGCTGGGCTGTCCTCCCTGCGGGCTCCGCAGCACCTGGGACGTGGGAACCTTCTAGGCGTCCAGCGCCAAGGCCGTCttcatgggcagcagcacaaaaGCAAACCTTAAGCTGGTTCCCCGTCCACTCATCATTCCCCTTCTTAGAACATTTTATTGCCAATTTTACCTATTTAACTAACACAAGTAtatacagtgttttatttttaatgtacacattttaaaacattgttatatACGTTATAGAAAGGTACATAATGAGAGTAATAATTCATATAATGTATCAAATTCTGGGCCAAAACATCTTTGCATGAAATTCAATATCCGTTTTATGTCAATGTACATCTATGTGACTGTGTCTTTTACTCAGGGAACTTAGAAGGAAACTTTCAAGTGGGTATATGGTACCACAGTCTTCAAcaggaagactcatttttctgaaaatgtgagttccttctatatttatcaattttacataagccaaataaaagtattaaggttttcacatttttgagtTACACAGGGTATCTctcttttattgtgttttgtaatGGAGTGAAGAAGGCTTGTTCTTCTAGATTTCAAAATGTGCTATTCATTTCCACAGATTAATCATTTATTAACAGTTGCAGAGACAGATAAATGAACGGAACAGGGTAGAAAATCCACAAACAcccaaatataggaaaaaatttagaaCTTGATAATGGTGACAaatccaacaagaaaaaaactgacTGGTAATTTAAAATTAGGCAAAGtacattttttgcagatctacaagTGACCTACACACATAGGGAAAAATAGTGTCCTAgctaagagaaggattttaagttaaaagaggAATGAGATACAGTTAATCTAGCCACAGAGTTAAtaagaatgaagatattaaatactaatattaaaaattgaaaatagttatACTGGTGCTTATAGtttgttgctgatttcttttcaaataaacaacttggTGGTAACTGTGAACTTAATGACACTGACACGCTGCCTATTGCACTAAGGAGGCAACTGTAActacacatttacaaaatatatatgccCTTTACACATGAATTCCATTGTACTAAAATATCTTCAAGAAACagagatcatacaatttgtttttcttagcacttcttaaaataataatgtattaggAGAAACACATAGGATggattttataaatcaatttggtTGTGTCCATAGGTTGAAATAATATGTGACCATAGAAGGtggcatacatatgtatgtgtgctgACAGGTAAAGAATATTTAGgtatatcaagtaagaataaaaattattttgattatacatatacacaaacacactgtggtCTTGTGTTAGCTGTAAATTGTACAAAATGTGATACAATGTGATATATCTGGGCATTTGTattataagtgaatttttttcctttttcttatctgtgatTTCTGCAATTAGCATGTATGCTTTAAAAGTCCTAgtaaaaatttactattaatgATATAATCCCTGGGAAGAGCAGTAATACGAGTCTTgcagagacagaaataatttcttcatttctattgatttatttttaatttttttgtggattgGAATCTTCTGCCAACTTTTAGCCCTTCAGAAGTAAAGGGGATCTTTTTATCTGTACCTGaagattttgttttagatatatttgtataatgtGCATAtcttttgttacatatatatttattacttatatgtaaaaagttgagattaatcatattttagttgtataattatgaaaatgaaaaatagcaagtATAAATGATTGTTAGTATTACAGAGTTAACACTTTataagagttttctttaaaaatattgaacttttCAACTCTATCCTTTCaatccatttattcatcaaacatagtGTGAATACTTATTATGTAGCAGCATATTCTACTATCTTTTAGGACACATCAATCCTTAAAAACTTCCTATTTAtctgaccagcctgagcaattgagatattaaaaattggagtaagccgggcgcggtggctcacgcctgtaatcctagcactctgggaggccaaggtgggtggatcactcgaggtcaggagttcgagaccagcctgagcaagagcgagaccccatctctactaaaaaagatagaaagaaattatctggccaactaaaatatatatagaaaaaatgagccgggcatggtggcgcatgcctgtagtcccagctactcgggaggctgaggcagtaagatcacttaagccgaggagactgaggttgctgtgagctaggctgacgccatggcactcactctagtcagggcaacaaagcaacactctgtctcaaaaaaaaaaaaaaaagtattagggCTTAACTTCAGTTAAAGCTTTTCCTCACTCCTTTCAAATGAAAGCATTTCTGGaggcagaaaattataaaagatgagctttaactgcccttttaaaatttgtaacagtattaaatactaatattaaacattgaaaatatctGATTGTCACACATCATGTAAATGTGAATATTGAATAAAGGAGACATACCTATGCATTTGAGTCCTGGGTTTCCTTTGCTTTGAAGTTacttgaaaatcaaagtaagaattacttggttttaaaatttttgtgatttCAACCTCCTTTTAtcatagcatttctttttattatttcagcatattacaggggcacaaatgtttaggttatgtatattgcctttgccccacccgagtcagagcttcaagcgtgtccatcccccagacagtgcacactgcacctgcccgttaggtgtgaatatacccatatcctcttccccctcccatctgcatgACACCCAGtcaatattactactatatgtgcacgtaagtgttgttcagttaataccaatttgatagtgagtgcatgtggtgcttatttttccattcttgtgatacttcccttagtagaatgggctccagctctatccaggataatacaagaggtgctagatcatggtgtacatataccacattttgttaatccactcctgtattgatgggcgcttgggttgtttccacatctttgcaattgtgaattgtgctgcaacaaacattcgagtgcagatgtcttttttaatagaatgtcttgttttcctttgggtagatgcccagtaatgggattctgaaatttatataaatggcaaTGATACCAGTAGAACTGCCATAGACCTATTGTAGATGccatatttcacttaatgtaggACACCATTCATTGTGTGATGCCCtgttattttgtttatcaatgagataatttttaaatgctgcccATTATAGTTGAAATAAGTCATGAATAAAAAGTACCATTCCAGTATcagtgatgttaaaatgtgagaaaatgagcacCCTAGCATCATTGAAATACAGTGTTATCTCTAGTCTTGAAAAAAAATACCTCACAAAATAGGTATAATTGTgtcattttacttaattaaaatgttGTCTTTgtttaatagtagtaataattatattatctaaCAATCATTGAGCTATTATTTGCATTAGGAACTGTTCAAAATACTTTGTACAGATTCTCATTTAAGCATCACGGTGATGTCCTATGAGATAGctactatttttttgtgtgtgcctattttattgaagaggaaattgaggcacagaaaaggcCAGGAGATAGCTAGTAATTGATAGAGCTTAAAGTAGGATGCAAACCCAATTCGAACTGACTCCAAAAGCCAAGCTCTTTCTCTTCAAATAGGCTGCTCCTTTATCAATGTAGTAGGAATAGGAGCTAATAAATGTTGCACTTtcttcacaagaaaattaaatatttgttttgaaagtgGAGGAATAACATGCTGTTTAATATTTACAGTTACCTGAATCACTGTATATTTTAAGATAGTGCActacaatttcctaaaaatccCTCTCACTTTCATAGGACTGCTCTCCATTTGGCCTGTGCCAGTGGCTATCCAAAAGTGGTTACTATCCTTGTGGACAGAAAATGTAATCTCAATGTCCCCGACAGTGAAAAAAGGACAGCTCTGATTAAGGTATGTAGCAGCCATCTATTTCAGTATGAGATGGATTTGATTTCAATACAcacaataagaataaatttatttcatttaaacagaaCTAGTTGGTGGAATCTGTGGAATGTTTTGAGTTCCTAGAATTTATGATGTATTTCTTGATCTGATACTGATAGGCGGTACAATGCCAGAAAGAGGAGTGTGCCAGCATCCTGTTAGAACGTGGTGCGGATCCAAATCACAGTGACGTCTATGGCAACACAGCTCTTCACTATGCTGTCTATCATGGGAACCTGTCAATCACAGAAAAACTCCTTTCACATGGCGCAAATATAGAAGCAATAAACAAGGTATAGATCAAccaactttgttttcaaaatatagaacactGACATATGTAACCatcaattttccatatttggaagcTCAAATATTCCCTGAatgaaaatagtttgaaataacttaattgtctaagattttactttaaatatttaaacacttaaAGAAACATTAGAGGATGCAGctttcttttatacattcatggttaatatttgtgaaaaccctCCATGTGTTAAAGGAAAACttgttttttcaagtttttttccaaacaagtttttttttttccccccctaatTCGTATAAAACAACCCAGGGATGCCAAATATGCCCTGGAAGTAGGCTTTATCTTAAAACTCATATCTAAAGCATTATACAGCAAATGGAAGTCTTGCTGCTGTTGACAAGTTCcctaaaaatgtgatttatatcAAAGTGACTTATCTCTAATTGGCAagtcttaagagagaaaaatggaaagggaaaaagagaacaatcAGAAATATGCCGGCCAGTTTGGAAATCAGGTAATTTAGGGAAAATACAATGGAGatgttttttgtatgtttatttgtttgattgttCCCAGTTTATATGTTTAGACAAAGTGATcttcaattttcagaaaaataattctcattttggGAAAGAGTGGTAGTGAGTTGTAAACTTGCACAGAAATCAGGTTGGCAGTGAATAGGTGGTGATGATGTGGGGAAGActtcagaagagggaagagtaAGTACTCAACTGACTTCTTATCCTACTCTTGCAGAAACAGCCACTTAGACAAGACTCTACTAGAATTTCTTGTTGGGAAGGTGGGTGATACAGagcttataaaaagcaaaatcaggCTGTATTTTGAGTTTCTTAGTCCCTGTTCTAACCCTGTGCAGTAAAATTAAGTGGAGTTTTCAGTAAATAACTCCATGTTTTACTATTTCCTGTTTTTGGGCAGATCTCCAAATGATCAAGGGACTTGGCTATGTGAGAGAGATAAGACAGTGAAGTGATTGTCTACTCCACTGATTCTCAGCTAGAGTTGTATACCACAGTGACCTGGGAAAAGTTTTTAAGAATCTACAAGTCTTTGCCAATCCCTGAAGACTTTGGTTTAGTAAATCCAATAAGGCCTGGACATATATATTGAAACAGATTTCCTCAAAGCTGGCTGAAGTCAtatatgcctgttgtcccagctattctggagagttgaggcaggaggatcacttgagcctaggagttcaagccCACCTGTGCAACATAATGAAACGCTCCTGTAaccaatgaaaaaaaatcttcttgaGATTCTGATGCACTCCTATTTAAgaatcactgaataaataaatataatatatattaccatatttcaaaaactgaagaaatctccAGAAGATTTGGAGTTTGATAGATGCtacttccttcaaatctctcctttctaataATATCAGTCTGACTTCATGTGCCTTTGTCTAGCTCTGTGGTTGAGCAGTTCAAAAGAATATCATTGGGAATATCTATCAGCTTATAAACTaacacttttttccttctctttaacaATTCTTCACTGACATTCAGAGAGTCTT
Above is a window of Lemur catta isolate mLemCat1 chromosome 16, mLemCat1.pri, whole genome shotgun sequence DNA encoding:
- the LOC123621928 gene encoding putative ankyrin repeat domain-containing protein 20A5; translation: MRRIFCFGRKKVGLPSSPSSNHGETRVGLEGEAGDSAFLQPWYHIREKDLSKIHQAASAGDLAKLERILSLKKKALDARDRKNRTALHLACASGYPKVVTILVDRKCNLNVPDSEKRTALIKAVQCQKEECASILLERGADPNHSDVYGNTALHYAVYHGNLSITEKLLSHGANIEAINKV